The Bacteroidota bacterium genome contains a region encoding:
- the pepE gene encoding dipeptidase PepE, with protein MKKHLLLISNSTNFGEEYLGWPRQYIKDFLKDTGVKRILFIPYAGVSLSVESLDASFDVYEKRVQQVFTELGYEIYSIHHEKDPVAAVKHAEAIAVGGGNTFHLVYMMHTKHLMEVIRQRVLEGMHYLGWSAGANVACPGLYTTNDMPIVEPASFTCLNLVPFQINPHYLDANPEGHGGETREQRIFEFCTVNLNMNVVGLREATLLQVEGEKIRLAGKRSMRVFRFQKEPAEYNPGDNIDFLLSEYFT; from the coding sequence ATGAAAAAACATCTTCTTCTTATCAGCAACTCCACCAATTTTGGTGAGGAGTATCTTGGCTGGCCAAGGCAATATATTAAGGATTTCCTTAAGGATACAGGCGTGAAGCGCATCCTGTTCATCCCCTATGCGGGTGTCAGCCTTTCGGTTGAGAGCCTGGATGCCTCCTTCGATGTTTATGAAAAGAGGGTACAGCAGGTATTCACAGAACTGGGCTATGAAATCTATTCCATCCACCATGAAAAGGATCCCGTGGCAGCGGTGAAACATGCCGAAGCCATTGCTGTGGGCGGCGGAAATACATTTCATCTGGTTTACATGATGCATACGAAGCATCTTATGGAGGTGATCAGGCAGCGGGTGCTTGAAGGCATGCATTACCTTGGCTGGAGTGCCGGCGCCAATGTAGCCTGCCCGGGCCTATACACCACCAATGACATGCCCATCGTTGAACCGGCAAGCTTCACATGCCTGAACCTGGTGCCGTTCCAGATCAACCCGCATTACCTGGATGCCAATCCCGAAGGACATGGCGGCGAAACAAGGGAACAGCGGATATTTGAATTCTGCACTGTCAACCTGAATATGAACGTTGTCGGGTTGCGTGAAGCTACATTATTGCAGGTTGAAGGGGAAAAGATCCGGCTTGCCGGAAAAAGATCGATGAGGGTGTTCAGGTTTCAAAAAGAACCGGCAGAATATAATCCCGGCGATAATATAGATTTTTTATTATCCGAATATTTTACTTAA
- a CDS encoding SPFH/Band 7/PHB domain protein has translation MSPLIVILIIIVVFLFFSGVRIVRPTHRGLTERLGKYSRFANPGFHWIIPIIERMFQINITEQMVDADPQEIITNDNLNARVDAQVYFKVKEDADSVKNSQYNVNRYQWQIVNLARTTLRNIIGTLTLKSANSERGKINAELHKTLREETQSWGIEIVRTELKEIDPPKDVQETMNKVVKAENEKIAAIDYATARETVADGEKRAKIKEAEGYKQAKILTAEGEAEAIKLVNEAADRYFTGNAQLLRKLETLETSLKTNAKIVIPTGSELINIIGDMAGVVPLTRKQKDE, from the coding sequence ATGAGCCCATTAATTGTAATTCTCATCATTATCGTAGTTTTCCTGTTTTTTTCGGGTGTCAGGATCGTAAGACCTACTCACAGGGGTTTAACAGAACGGCTGGGAAAATATAGCCGGTTTGCCAATCCGGGATTTCACTGGATAATACCCATCATCGAAAGGATGTTTCAGATCAACATAACAGAACAGATGGTCGACGCAGACCCACAGGAAATCATCACCAACGACAACCTGAATGCCCGGGTTGACGCTCAGGTTTATTTTAAGGTGAAGGAAGATGCTGACAGCGTGAAAAACTCCCAGTATAATGTCAACAGATACCAGTGGCAGATCGTTAACCTTGCCCGTACGACATTGAGGAATATCATCGGTACATTAACGCTAAAGTCAGCCAACAGTGAAAGAGGGAAAATAAATGCCGAATTGCACAAAACCCTCAGGGAAGAAACTCAAAGTTGGGGCATTGAAATTGTCCGCACAGAATTGAAGGAAATAGATCCGCCTAAAGATGTTCAGGAGACCATGAATAAGGTTGTAAAAGCTGAAAATGAAAAAATTGCCGCCATCGATTATGCCACGGCAAGGGAGACCGTTGCCGATGGGGAAAAACGTGCAAAGATTAAAGAGGCAGAAGGATATAAGCAGGCAAAAATATTGACTGCAGAAGGTGAAGCGGAAGCTATCAAGCTGGTCAATGAGGCAGCCGACAGATATTTTACCGGCAATGCACAGCTTCTGAGAAAGTTGGAGACACTTGAAACCTCATTGAAAACCAATGCCAAAATCGTTATCCCGACAGGATCGGAACTGATTAATATCATTGGCGATATGGCAGGTGTGGTGCCCTTGACACGGAAACAAAAGGACGAATAA
- a CDS encoding T9SS type A sorting domain-containing protein, giving the protein MGETGSILKTTTGDYEVDFINDTFPDGIYYYRLKAGDQSITWKMVLLK; this is encoded by the coding sequence ATGGGTGAAACAGGCTCTATCCTAAAAACGACGACAGGTGATTATGAGGTGGATTTTATCAATGATACCTTTCCGGATGGCATATATTATTACAGGTTAAAGGCTGGTGACCAGTCAATAACCTGGAAAATGGTTTTACTGAAATAG
- a CDS encoding V-type ATP synthase subunit E, protein MENKLQELTQKIYSEGIQKAEQEAQVIREKARTEADAIIEQARKEAADIIRQVENHAGEIRKNVNAELKLSASQIISAIKQKITSLITLRIIGEPVKEVYKDKEFIRKIIIMLIQNWSASSGSEGVQVHIPAKDDAELGLFLRSQLQQLLSGGIDISFDENMSSGFKIGPKDGSYIISFTDEDFAGFLKTYLRPRTNQLLYGGD, encoded by the coding sequence ATGGAAAATAAACTCCAGGAGCTTACTCAGAAGATCTATTCTGAAGGTATACAGAAAGCGGAGCAGGAAGCACAGGTTATCAGGGAAAAAGCCAGGACGGAAGCTGACGCCATCATAGAACAAGCCAGAAAAGAAGCCGCTGACATCATCAGGCAGGTTGAGAATCATGCAGGGGAAATCAGAAAGAACGTGAACGCTGAATTGAAATTGTCAGCCAGCCAGATCATCAGTGCCATTAAACAGAAGATAACCTCATTAATCACTCTCCGGATTATCGGTGAACCGGTAAAAGAGGTTTATAAAGATAAGGAATTCATCAGGAAAATCATCATCATGCTTATCCAGAACTGGTCCGCTTCATCAGGGAGTGAGGGTGTTCAAGTTCATATTCCTGCAAAAGATGATGCGGAACTTGGTCTTTTCCTCAGATCACAGCTGCAACAGTTACTTTCGGGTGGCATCGACATTTCTTTTGATGAAAATATGTCATCCGGCTTTAAAATCGGACCCAAAGACGGCAGTTACATAATCAGTTTTACAGATGAAGATTTTGCTGGTTTTCTGAAGACATACTTGCGTCCGCGAACCAACCAGCTTCTATATGGAGGGGATTAA